Proteins from one Mesotoga infera genomic window:
- a CDS encoding alpha/beta hydrolase family protein — translation MKRKKGNIDTGILIGLSLAAIVGLMVYLFPTVTWPSPGGRYDVGLKIIELEDKSRQDPFADVTMSRRLVVDVWYPAADTSGNRRSPWLRNAPLFINSLASNYDLPAIIFQHLRTVKSNSYIEAKPLMIEGGAPVVIFSPGTPAIVPLYFSFAEYLASRGYVVIGIEHPYSAAVVEFSDGTQVHFSRERAEQFPGAHSFEEGVRLGMELMADDFSFVIDELENMADGDRLPLGFLDTDRIAVFGHSGGGGVVHFLSLFEKRIDALISFDPALFVMTDDELKVGMNIPTLIMETGNWLEREEAGNLHLLTNSGEVKPYLLKLPNANHPDFAMLDHLSPLAHYLGFTGTFMTSGGEEYLYKSINSFLEYAFGERSEKEFLETLLSRNDVKLFIGDRQINE, via the coding sequence GTGAAGAGAAAAAAGGGAAATATAGATACCGGTATTCTCATAGGACTCTCTCTGGCAGCCATCGTCGGTCTGATGGTTTATCTCTTTCCAACCGTGACATGGCCCTCTCCCGGAGGCAGGTACGATGTGGGATTGAAGATAATCGAGCTCGAAGACAAATCCAGACAGGACCCCTTCGCCGACGTTACCATGTCCAGGAGGCTGGTCGTGGATGTTTGGTACCCGGCAGCAGACACGTCTGGCAACAGGAGAAGTCCCTGGCTCAGGAACGCTCCTTTGTTCATAAACAGCCTGGCCAGCAACTACGATCTGCCGGCGATTATTTTCCAGCACCTCAGAACTGTGAAATCTAACTCCTACATTGAAGCCAAACCTCTCATGATCGAAGGTGGTGCTCCCGTGGTGATATTTTCACCCGGTACTCCGGCCATCGTACCCCTCTACTTCTCTTTTGCGGAGTATCTCGCCAGCAGGGGATACGTGGTGATAGGTATCGAACACCCTTACTCGGCGGCCGTCGTGGAGTTCTCCGATGGTACACAGGTTCATTTTTCCAGAGAGAGGGCCGAACAATTTCCCGGCGCACATAGCTTCGAAGAGGGCGTAAGGCTTGGTATGGAACTGATGGCCGACGATTTTTCCTTCGTTATCGATGAGTTGGAAAACATGGCCGACGGTGACAGGCTCCCGTTAGGCTTTTTAGATACCGATAGAATAGCGGTCTTCGGTCATTCCGGCGGTGGAGGCGTGGTTCATTTCCTCTCGCTGTTTGAGAAGAGAATCGATGCGCTGATCTCCTTCGACCCGGCGCTCTTCGTAATGACCGACGATGAACTCAAGGTGGGGATGAATATACCGACTCTCATTATGGAAACTGGCAATTGGCTGGAGAGAGAAGAGGCGGGGAATCTTCACCTTCTGACAAATAGTGGTGAGGTTAAACCGTATCTCCTAAAGCTACCTAACGCCAACCACCCGGATTTTGCGATGCTGGACCATCTGTCGCCGCTGGCCCATTACCTGGGCTTCACCGGCACTTTCATGACCAGCGGTGGCGAGGAATACCTATACAAATCCATAAACAGTTTTCTCGAGTACGCCTTCGGCGAGAGGTCAGAAAAGGAGTTCCTGGAGACTTTACTCTCTCGCAATGATGTGAAGCTCTTCATAGGAGACAGGCAGATCAACGAATAG
- a CDS encoding helix-turn-helix transcriptional regulator, with product MRVERLLGITIVLLGRRRVPVRELAERFSVSCRTIHRDLDALSMAGIPVVTVRGSGGGVEIMEGYRLSSTLFNQDELLSSIVALEGLGKALDSGSITSALEKIKGLLSREEQESIEKGRSLFLDISPWFSSKIEEHMLSQIREAISKSLLISFRYMNNKGQESTRRVEPMSLVFKGYTWYLYGYCLLRDDYRFFKLSRMDELEITLESFMRREKELEKRRVENSIDWQEKLERIVMKISSKVRARAVDIFGRKAIKFIPDGTGLVEVFWPLDEWVYSTILSFGADIIVIEPESLKDEIKKRLISSLNRYT from the coding sequence ATGAGAGTGGAGAGATTGCTGGGAATCACCATAGTCCTGCTTGGCAGGAGAAGGGTTCCGGTTCGCGAATTGGCCGAGAGGTTCAGCGTCTCGTGCAGGACGATACACAGGGATCTCGATGCACTGTCGATGGCCGGTATCCCCGTGGTCACGGTTCGCGGAAGCGGTGGAGGCGTCGAAATAATGGAAGGATACAGACTCTCCAGCACCCTCTTTAACCAGGACGAACTGCTCTCGTCGATCGTCGCCCTAGAAGGACTGGGAAAGGCTCTCGACAGCGGCTCCATAACGAGCGCGCTCGAAAAGATAAAGGGGCTTCTCTCGAGAGAAGAGCAGGAAAGTATAGAGAAGGGAAGATCTCTCTTTCTGGATATCTCGCCATGGTTCTCCAGCAAGATAGAGGAACATATGCTGTCTCAGATCAGAGAAGCCATTTCGAAAAGCCTTCTTATCTCCTTCAGATACATGAACAACAAAGGCCAAGAATCGACCAGAAGAGTGGAACCCATGTCGCTCGTTTTCAAAGGCTATACATGGTATCTTTACGGGTATTGCCTGCTAAGGGACGATTACAGGTTCTTCAAGCTCTCCCGCATGGATGAACTTGAGATAACCTTGGAGAGTTTTATGCGCAGGGAGAAAGAGCTCGAAAAGAGGCGCGTGGAAAATTCCATCGACTGGCAGGAAAAACTGGAAAGGATAGTCATGAAGATCTCCTCGAAGGTCCGGGCAAGGGCCGTAGATATTTTTGGAAGGAAGGCAATCAAATTTATACCCGACGGCACCGGACTTGTGGAGGTTTTCTGGCCGCTAGACGAATGGGTATATTCTACAATCCTCTCTTTTGGAGCGGATATAATCGTTATCGAGCCCGAGTCTCTCAAAGACGAGATAAAGAAGAGACTGATATCCTCATTGAATAGGTATACATAA
- a CDS encoding DUF3795 domain-containing protein — protein MLAFCGIDCANCPAYIATFENNDRLRIETAAKWSEMFRSSLKKEDINCMGCHSGGPLFSYCNECGIRKCALEQKIKETCAECSDYSCQLLTEFHKMLQDEKKLLDRLHSEIEMRS, from the coding sequence ATGTTAGCTTTCTGTGGAATCGATTGTGCGAATTGTCCAGCATACATCGCGACTTTCGAAAACAACGACCGGTTGAGGATCGAAACGGCCGCAAAGTGGTCGGAGATGTTTCGCTCTTCCTTAAAGAAGGAAGACATAAACTGTATGGGTTGCCACAGTGGCGGCCCTTTGTTCTCCTACTGCAACGAATGCGGGATAAGGAAATGCGCGCTGGAACAGAAAATCAAAGAAACTTGCGCCGAGTGCTCCGATTACTCCTGTCAATTGCTCACAGAGTTCCATAAAATGCTTCAGGACGAAAAGAAGCTTCTCGACAGGTTGCACTCGGAGATAGAAATGCGCAGCTGA
- a CDS encoding dienelactone hydrolase family protein: MIPDFSYIKERIDFSSGYIFKGKHYRCSLIRYPSRYVNSAKGSENVELYHFSPRENPVGSIIILHGLGTVNIPFLFWMGSHLASAGLQATVMILPGNYTRTASGSTSGKDYFSHDLSRLVKFWEQAVVDTLSTIDFLQQEKIWWDNNCLFGYCLGGMVATIVNALDDRIKSMILMTVGGNMARIIWGSPVLKSLRGSFARGLGSEGFLNDEKRLEERFKRDVNRLREFSSVRQLIESDLHPLLKIDPLAYAGFSDRNRVTMIEALFDKTLPYQTRKQLWEAFKRPRRYIIPIGHVSWFPFEYALGKFILKKMGIKEARRKLRLLETIKPGIEWNPRK; this comes from the coding sequence ATGATTCCGGATTTTTCTTACATTAAAGAGAGAATAGATTTTTCCAGCGGATATATATTCAAGGGAAAACATTACCGTTGTTCGCTGATCAGATATCCCTCCAGATACGTCAACAGTGCAAAGGGCAGCGAGAATGTCGAGCTTTATCACTTCTCGCCCAGAGAGAACCCGGTCGGCTCCATAATTATTCTACACGGCCTGGGAACTGTGAATATACCCTTTCTCTTCTGGATGGGAAGCCATCTGGCTAGCGCCGGGCTTCAGGCCACAGTAATGATCCTCCCGGGGAACTACACCAGAACCGCCTCAGGCTCCACGAGCGGCAAAGATTACTTCTCCCATGATCTGTCCAGACTCGTGAAGTTCTGGGAACAGGCGGTCGTGGATACACTCTCGACGATCGATTTTCTTCAGCAGGAGAAGATCTGGTGGGACAACAACTGTCTCTTCGGTTACTGTCTGGGAGGGATGGTGGCAACCATAGTGAACGCTCTGGACGACAGGATCAAGAGCATGATTCTGATGACGGTCGGCGGCAACATGGCCCGGATAATATGGGGCTCTCCCGTTCTCAAATCCCTGAGAGGTTCATTCGCCAGAGGGCTGGGATCGGAAGGCTTTCTAAACGATGAGAAGCGTCTCGAAGAACGCTTCAAAAGAGATGTTAACAGGTTGCGTGAATTCTCCAGCGTCAGGCAGTTGATTGAATCCGATCTCCACCCGCTCCTCAAGATAGACCCTTTAGCCTACGCCGGGTTCAGCGACCGGAACAGGGTGACCATGATCGAAGCGCTCTTCGACAAAACCCTTCCCTACCAGACGAGGAAACAGTTGTGGGAGGCTTTCAAAAGACCCAGAAGGTACATAATCCCTATAGGCCATGTATCGTGGTTTCCCTTCGAATACGCCCTGGGCAAGTTCATACTCAAGAAGATGGGTATAAAGGAAGCCAGAAGGAAATTGAGACTACTGGAAACGATTAAGCCCGGCATAGAGTGGAACCCTAGGAAATAA
- a CDS encoding ATP-binding cassette domain-containing protein, with the protein MILETRAIEKSFDGHKVLDKIDFNIKHGELHVIGGLNGSGKSTFVKILTGQLGRDSGSLYIEGHQVEIESFKDARKLGMAMVHQEYMLVPDLTLAENIFLGIGQFLTSRKKMNQLAGAILERVGLEIDPSKKAMEIDRDSQFFLEIATAIASKPSLLIIDDALTGLSRPLHKRALKLLGEFTAEGISVLLTTVDPEIMSLGDSLSIIERGRLIDVTAENADELLADFRPLPPAPIENRSGEPFIVVEDLAGTGKILRLTKGETVCLLCKSRQGMREITRAITRQNPFRENAVPIFEEAKNFFERFARKTSSHRVYFRTNYKNNGFVICQMLQKRESFKFRRSFKKWALVNREPPVSVREYLATMGLAENFLPLITTQDRELAEMGFKAFDLFIFLQPSIGLDPSLLKVLNCLLQRIVEAGKIAVIISDDDGFCRELCGRVERVEI; encoded by the coding sequence TTGATACTTGAAACCAGAGCGATCGAAAAGTCGTTCGATGGCCACAAGGTTCTGGATAAAATAGATTTCAACATAAAACACGGCGAGCTTCACGTGATAGGGGGTCTGAACGGTTCAGGCAAATCGACGTTTGTGAAGATCCTTACCGGCCAGCTCGGGCGCGATAGCGGTAGCCTGTACATCGAGGGCCATCAGGTGGAGATCGAAAGCTTCAAAGATGCGAGGAAACTGGGAATGGCCATGGTTCACCAGGAATATATGCTGGTTCCGGACCTCACGCTCGCCGAAAATATCTTTTTGGGCATCGGCCAGTTCCTGACAAGTAGAAAGAAGATGAACCAGCTGGCAGGAGCCATACTCGAGAGGGTCGGTCTTGAAATTGATCCTTCGAAAAAGGCGATGGAAATAGATCGCGACTCTCAATTTTTCCTCGAAATAGCCACAGCCATCGCATCGAAACCCTCTCTGCTGATAATAGACGACGCCCTGACGGGTCTGTCCAGACCTCTCCATAAGAGAGCCCTGAAACTCCTGGGAGAATTTACGGCCGAAGGAATTTCCGTGCTTCTCACCACAGTTGACCCCGAGATCATGTCGTTGGGTGATTCTCTTTCGATAATCGAACGCGGCAGACTCATAGATGTTACGGCTGAAAATGCCGACGAACTCCTTGCGGATTTTCGTCCGCTACCTCCGGCGCCTATCGAAAACAGATCCGGCGAGCCCTTCATCGTTGTGGAGGATCTGGCTGGCACCGGCAAAATCTTGAGATTGACGAAGGGAGAAACCGTCTGCCTGCTCTGTAAAAGCAGACAGGGGATGAGAGAGATCACCAGGGCGATAACCCGTCAGAACCCGTTCAGAGAGAACGCCGTCCCGATATTCGAAGAAGCCAAGAACTTCTTCGAGCGTTTCGCCCGTAAAACTTCTTCGCACAGGGTGTACTTTCGAACCAACTACAAAAACAACGGCTTCGTGATCTGTCAGATGTTGCAAAAAAGGGAGAGTTTCAAATTCCGCCGGTCCTTCAAGAAATGGGCGTTGGTCAACAGGGAGCCACCTGTCTCCGTCAGAGAGTATCTGGCAACCATGGGACTGGCCGAGAACTTTCTCCCCCTCATAACGACCCAGGACAGGGAACTCGCAGAGATGGGCTTCAAAGCCTTCGATCTCTTCATCTTCTTACAGCCTTCGATCGGACTGGATCCATCGCTGTTGAAAGTCCTGAACTGTCTGCTTCAGAGAATCGTCGAAGCCGGCAAGATCGCCGTGATAATCAGCGACGACGACGGCTTCTGCCGGGAGCTATGTGGACGCGTAGAGAGGGTTGAAATATGA